TATTTTATGAATAGTTGCTGAAAAACCACCGGCTCTTTTGAAGCTGATTCTTTTAGCAATGAAATAGGAAAGGTTCAAAGGACTGCTTTAATTTGTTCTAATAGATCGCAAAATAGCATGAACCAAATGATTCTCTCATCCTTTACTAAATTTTTGAGCATTCTACTCTTATTTTTCATGACTATCTCTCCTTTGGCTGCCCAAAATACCGAGATTTTAACAGGGGCTGAACAGCCAAATTTGTATTTGGAAAACCTAACCGGAAAAAAGGTAGGGATAGTAGCTAATCAAACTAGCATCATGCCGAGCAAGCAAAACCAGCATGTAGTTGATTTTCTACTTGAAAAAGGAGTTTCCTTAAAAAAGGTTTTTACTCCTGAGCATGGCTTCAGAGGTGACGCAGATGCAGGGGAAAAGGTAGACAATACAGTAGACCAAAAAACAGGCCTTCCAATTATTTCTATCTATGGTACAAACAGAAAGCCTTCGGCAAGTCAGGTGAAGGATTTGGATATTATTATTTTCGATCTTCAGGATGTTGGGACTCGATTCTATACCTATATCAGCACCATGCACAATATCATGGAAGCAGCTGCTGAAAATAATGTTGAGGTTATGATATTTGATAGACCCAACCCAAACGGAGATTATATAGATGGGCCGGTTTTGAAAAGGGGCTTCGAAAGTTTTGTGGGGATGCACCCGATCCCTGTTGTACATGGGTTGACTGTAGGTGAATTAGCCAAAATGATCAATGGAGAAAAATGGTTGAAGGGAGGAATTACTTGTGACTTACAAGTCATTCCAGTTAAAAACTGGACTCATAGCACTTCTTATTTTTTACCGGTTAAACCTTCTCCCAATTTACCAAACGACCTTTCCGTAAGGCTATACCCAAGTACCTGTTTTTTTGAAGGAACCGTTATTTCTTTAGGTAGAGGTACACATTTCCCTTTTCAGGTTTATGGTTATCCTGATAAAAAATTCGGGGATTTCATCTTTACTCCAGTAAGTATCCCTGGAATGGCAAAATCCCCTAGATATCAGGATCAGGCTTGTTATGGAGTTGATTTAAGACAAAAACCCATGAGTAGCCAGATGACGCTTTCTTACCTTCTAGACGCATTTCATAAATCTGGAAAAGGTGCTGATTTTTTTACAAATTATTTTAATACCCTTGCAGGAACAGACGAACTTAAAAAACAGATTCTAGCTGGTAAAACCGAGACTGAAATCAAAGCGAGCTGGGCTGAGGATTTGGCTCAATACAAAAAACTAAGAGCAGCCTATCTGATTTATCAGGATTAAAAACCGATAAAAATTTAGACAAAGCTGGAAACAATTAATTGACATGAACAAGAACTTGAAAATCATATATATGGGTACTCCGGAATTTGCAGTTCCGGCATTGGAAAACCTTGTAAATCATGGTTGGGATGTGATCGCAGTGATTACAGCACCCGACAAACCAAAAGGCAGAGGCCAAAAAATGATTTTTTCTCCAGTAAAGGAGGCAGCACTTAAACACGACATCAAGGTACTTCAACCTACTAATCTTAAATCACCTGATTTTCAGGAGGAGTTAAAAAGTCTAAAAGCTGACTTACAAATTGTGGTAGCCTTCAGAATGCTGCCTGAATCCGTTTGGAGTATGCCTCCTATGGGTACATTTAATTTACACGCTTCATTGCTTCCAAATTATCGTGGTGCAGCGCCGATCAACTGGGCTATCATCAACGGGGAAAAAGAAACCGGAGTCACTACTTTTTTCTTGAAGCATGAGATCGATACAGGAAGTATTATTTACCAGGAAAAAGTCTCCATTTTAGAAGAAGACGATCTAGGATCAGTTTATTCAAAGTTAATGACTAAAGGGTCCGAATTGGTTTTAAAGACTGTCGAATCCATCGCTAAAGATGAAGTGACCCCACTTCCTCAAGATGAAACCAAAGCAATCCATCATGCCCCAAAAATCTTTAAAGAAACAGGCAAAATTGACTGGAACGATTCAGCAGTAAAAATTCACAACCTGGTTAGAGGACTTTCTCCCTACCCTGCAGCATGGTTCATCTTAGATGACAAAATATGCAAGGTATTCAAAACGAAATATTCAACTGATAAAAGCCCACTTTCTCCAGGGCAATATGAAAGTGACGGTAAAACGTATTTGAAGTTCCAGACTGGCGATGGTGTTTTAGAGCTTATTGAAATACAACTGGAGGGCAAAAAAAGAATGGGAATTGAAGACTTTCTACGTGGGTATAAACTTGCTGGAAATTAACTTAAAAGTTTTTTATCTCTTTGATTTTTAGGATATTGAATTATATTAGTAGGTAACACAATTTTCACCAAATCGATTATGAAAGTTTCTATCAAAACAATCCTATTCTCGCTAGTTCTATTTTTTTCAGCTCAATTAGCCGAGGCCCAGTTTATTAATAAAATTAAGAAAGCTGCTAGTCGCGGTGCCGAAAAAGCAATAGAAAAAAAGGTAGAGAAAGAAGCCAATAAAATGGTTCAAAAGCAGTTGGAAAAGCAGCTGGAAGGCCTTTTTGGTGACGATGAAGATTCAAGTAATCCTGTTTCTATAGACATGAGTTCTATCATGAAAGGGTTAGGAGAAGAAGTGAATACCGCAGATCAATATGAATTTTTTGGCAATGTGATTCTGGAGATGACTTCCACCAACAAGAAAGGTAAAGAGATGGATCCTACCAGAATGAAGTCCTTCCTCGCAAAATCATCAGATTATACTGGAATTGAGATCGTGGACCCAAAAAAGCCTGAGTCGGTTATGACCATGATTTATGATATTCCCAATCAAGCTTCTGTATTGTTAATGGATAATGATGGTGAAAAGAACAGTTTTGCCTATAAACTAGATATTAATGAGGTAGCAGCTGAAGCGATGGAAAATGCTGCAGATCCGATGGAGGACGATGAGTTGCTAATTGAAAAAACAGGTAATACCAAAGACATTTTGGGATATGCATGTGAAGAATATCATGTAAAAAGCAAAGATGGAGAAGGTAAATATTGGGTTACCTCCGAACCTATTGGCGGTTATACTTCTTTTTGGGGTTCGAATAGTCCTTTTGTTTCAGGAAGAAATCAAAGTAGCTATGCAGAGTATTTCAAAGACTTTCCTCAAGGAAACTTTATGGAAATGACATTTACCTCTTCTGATGATGGGTCCACAGTAGAAATGAATGTTATTGAGATAAATGACTCAGAACCAGTCACCTTTTTGGTAAGTGATTATCCTAACGTAATGACTCAAGCAAAACAAAAATAAAGCAAGTCCGATTTTTTATTTTTTAGCGACTTAAAGCATATTATCTTCAAGGGAAAGAAGTGTTTTTTGTTATGTGGATATCTCTGATCGCGGCTGTTGCGAAAAACGGTGTTATTGGAAAAGGAAATGATTTGGTTTGGAAAATCCCAACTGACTTCAAACGGTTTAAAGCAATTACTTCCGGAAACTATATTTTGATGGGAAGGAAGACTTTTGAATCATTGGGTAAACCCTTACCAAATAGAACTCACCTAGTCATTAGTAGAAATAAAAATTATAAAGTGCCAGAAGGACATCACCTATTTGAAAATGTAGAAGATGCCTTTATTTATTGTAACAAATTAGGCATTGAAAAACTCTACGTGATTGGAGGGGGCGAAATTTATAAGCAAACCATTTCCATAGCGGACGAATTACTCATTACAGAAGTAGATGCTACGCCGGTTGGAGACACTTACTTTCCTGAAATCGACAAAAACACATGGAAAATCGTTAGCAAAGAGTCTTTTCCATCAGACGAGATAAACCAACACCCATTTTCCTTTATTAATTACGAAAGAATTAATCCCTAAATCATGAAGAAACCAGTCATTTGGATTACTGGAGCATCTTCAGGAATAGGAGCTGCAACAGCTAAAAAATTCTCAAAAGAAGGTTATGCTATAGTTCTTTCCTCTAGAAAAGAGAAGGAGCTAGAAAAGGTCAAAAGTGAATGTCAATATCCTGAAGATTGTGCCATTCTTCCTTTGGACTTAGCTGAAGCTGATTCCCTTCCTTCTAAAACTGAGCAAGCCATTCAGTTTTTTGGACATATTGACGTCATGTTTCATAACGGCGGCATAAGCCAACGTTCCTTAGCAATGGAGACTGAGATTGAGGTGGATCGGAAAATCATGGAAGTCAATTATTTTGGCACCATCATCCTTACCAAAGCACTTCTCTCCCACTTTAAAGAAAGGAAGTCTGGGCATTTTGCTGTGACCAGTTCATTAGTAGGAATAATAGGTTCTCCTTATCGTTCTTCCTATGCTGCTTCCAAACATGCTCTTCATGGCTATTTTGATTCCGTAAGAGCTGAGCACTTTGCGGATAACGTAGCTGTAACCATGATTTGTCCGGGTTTCATCAAAACCAATGTTTCTGTCAATGCAGTTACTGGGGATGGGAAACCCCTAAATCAAATGGATGATGCACAGGCTAATGGTATGAGTGCGGAAAAGTGTGCAGAGAAGATTTTCAAAGGAATAAAAGGGAGAAAAGAAGAAATTTATATAGGTGGAAAGGAAGTAATGGCCATTTACTTAAAAAGATTCGTTCCAGGAATCTTTTCAAAAATACTTCAAAAAGCCAAAGTTAGATAACACACATATACCTGTATGAGCCCAGTAAAAGCTGAAATCATTGCCATTGGAGATGAATTACTCTATGGCCAAATCATTGACACCAATAGCCATTGGATCAGTCAGGAATTAGATTTAAGAGGCGTTAGGGTTGTCAGGAGAACCACTGTAGGAGATAATAGAGAAGACATCTTAAAAGCCTTTGCAGAAGCTGAAAAACGTGCGGATCTGGTCTTGATCACCGGTGGTCTGGGTCCAACACAAGACGATTTGACCAAACCATTGATGGCAGAGTTCTTTGATTGCCCAATTGTAGAAAATCCAGAGGCTGTAGCAGCAGTTACCGAGTTTTTCAAGAAAAGAGGGCGAGAAATCACACCATTGAATATTCTACAAGGTCATCTTCCCGCATGTTGTATCTACGTTCCAAATGTGGTTGGAACAGCTCCAGGAATGTGGTTTGAAGAAAAGAATACTTATTGGATGTCTATGCCGGGAGTACCCCATGAGATGAAAAAGCTCATGAATGATTTTGTACTTCCTAAACTGCCTGAGATTTTCTCCCTACCCGTTATAGTTCACCAAGTGATAAAAACAGTAGGCATAGGTGAAAGTTGGCTTGCAGATCTAATTAGGGATTGGGAAAACGCATTACCAGATCATATCCGCTTGGCTTATTTACCTTCCTTGGGTCATGTCAAATTGAGACTCACTGGTTTTGGTTCCGATACAGAAAAATTGAACCAAGAGATTCAGGATCAGATCAATTTAGTCCTACCCCAAATTGATCAGTATGTCTATGGATATAATGAAGAAACCCTTGAAACTGCGATTGGCAAGCTTTTGAAGAAAAGTAATAAAACCCTAGCTTTGGCTGAAAGCTGTACCGGAGGATATATTTCACATCTTGTGACCAGTGTACCAGGTAGTAGTTCCTATTTCCAGGGGGCCGTCGTACCTTACCACAACCAGTTTAAACAAGAGGTAATAGAAGTAAAAAAAGAGACTCTGGAAAAGCATGGAGCTGTGAGTGAAGAAACGGTCATTGAAATGTCTCAAGGAGTTAAAAAGCTCTTTCAGTCAGATTTCGGACTGGCGAGCAGCGGGATCGCTGGTCCAGATGGAGGAACAGAAACAAAACCTGTTGGTACTATATGGATTGCATGCGCCGGTGATGGGTTTGTAGAAACTAAAAAACTACAACTCACTCAAGACAGGATGCTCAATATCCAATTGACAGCAGTAGCGGTGTTAAACTTATTTAGAATTTGTTTTTCAAAGAATTAGCAAATAAAGTTTTTTATTAAAGACTTGTATTGATAGTTATTAAAATTTAATTTTAAAAGCTGAAAATTAACCCAATATAATTATTTAGACAGTTATGGCAAGTGTAGAAATGCTAATGCCCAAAATGGGCGAAAGTATCATAGAAGGCACCATTCTGGGTTGGCTAAAAAAAGAAGGTGAAACTATAGAGCAGGATGAATCGGTATTAGAAGTAGCCACTGACAAAGTGGATACAGAAGTCCCGGCAACCCATCCTGGAGTATTGAAAAAAATTCTTGCCAAAGAGGGAGATGTTGTTGCTGTAGGAGCCCCTATTGCAATCATCGAAACAGAGAATGAGGTAGAAACACCAAATTCCCCTGTTGCTTCAGAATCCAAAGAAGAAAAAGAAGAATTAATCGCTGCAGCGCCAGCCAATACAGATACTTTAATTTCAACTGAAAAATCGTTTTCCAATGAATCAGTTGAGGATGACAGATTCTACTCACCTCTTGTCCAAAGCATAGCAAAAGAGGAAAATATATCTAAATCTGAGCTTTCGAAAATCCCTGGCACTGGCAAAGATGGAAGAGTCACCAAACAGGATATGCTGGCCTATTTAGATAAGAGAACCGGTAGCACTCAGAAAGAAGAAAGCCCTATCCCCTCTATTTCGGAACCGAAAGCGCAAGTCAGCATTTCGGCATCAGATGAAATCATAGAAATGGATAGAATGCGCAAAATGATTGCGCAAAGAATGGTCGACTCTAAAAAGACTTCAGCTCATGTAACCTCATTTGTAGAGGCTGATATGACAAACATTGTGCTTTGGAGAGAAAAGAATAAGCAGGCTTACCGAGAGAAATTTGGTGAGTCAATCACATATACTCCATTCTTTATTGAGGCCATTGCCAAAGCAATTCGTGATTTTCCGATGATTAACATTTCTATCGATGGAGATAAAATCATCAAGAAAAAAGACATCAATATTGGAATGGCGGTTGCCCTACCTAGTGGAAACCTTATTGTTCCTGTAATTAGGAAAGCTGACCAGTTAAACCTAGTTGGGATTTCTAAGCAGGTAAATGATTTGGCAAACCGCGCCAGAAACAACAAACTAAATGCAGATGATTTAAGCGGTGGTACTTACACCGTTTCCAATGTTGGATCCTTTGGTAATGTAATGGGGACCCCAATCATCATGCAACCACAAGTCGCAATTATGGCGGTAGGAGCGATTGTAAAGAAACCAGCTGTAGTAGAAACTCCTACAGGTGATGTGATCGCAGTTCGACATAAAATGTTCTTATCACACTCCTATGACCACAGGGTGGTAGATGGATCCTTGGGAGGAATGTTTGTGAAAAGAGTAGCCGATTATCTTGAGGAATTTGACTTAAAAACTTCCCTATAAAAATTAAAACCGGAATTTAAATTCCGGTTTTTTTTATGTCTGTTGCTTTTGCTTTTTCTTATAAATCAACTCCAACATTTGCGCTAAAGATACAAGTCGAATGGGCTTGGTCAAATAATCATCCATCCCAGAATCCAAGGCTTTCTTTTGATCCTCATCAAAGACATTTGCTGATAAACCCACAATAAATAACTTTTCCATACCAGGAGTTTCTCGGATTTTCTTGGTTGCTTCCAAGCCATTCATCACGGGCATTTGCACATCCATCA
Above is a window of Algoriphagus machipongonensis DNA encoding:
- a CDS encoding exo-beta-N-acetylmuramidase NamZ family protein, which encodes MTISPLAAQNTEILTGAEQPNLYLENLTGKKVGIVANQTSIMPSKQNQHVVDFLLEKGVSLKKVFTPEHGFRGDADAGEKVDNTVDQKTGLPIISIYGTNRKPSASQVKDLDIIIFDLQDVGTRFYTYISTMHNIMEAAAENNVEVMIFDRPNPNGDYIDGPVLKRGFESFVGMHPIPVVHGLTVGELAKMINGEKWLKGGITCDLQVIPVKNWTHSTSYFLPVKPSPNLPNDLSVRLYPSTCFFEGTVISLGRGTHFPFQVYGYPDKKFGDFIFTPVSIPGMAKSPRYQDQACYGVDLRQKPMSSQMTLSYLLDAFHKSGKGADFFTNYFNTLAGTDELKKQILAGKTETEIKASWAEDLAQYKKLRAAYLIYQD
- the fmt gene encoding methionyl-tRNA formyltransferase — translated: MNKNLKIIYMGTPEFAVPALENLVNHGWDVIAVITAPDKPKGRGQKMIFSPVKEAALKHDIKVLQPTNLKSPDFQEELKSLKADLQIVVAFRMLPESVWSMPPMGTFNLHASLLPNYRGAAPINWAIINGEKETGVTTFFLKHEIDTGSIIYQEKVSILEEDDLGSVYSKLMTKGSELVLKTVESIAKDEVTPLPQDETKAIHHAPKIFKETGKIDWNDSAVKIHNLVRGLSPYPAAWFILDDKICKVFKTKYSTDKSPLSPGQYESDGKTYLKFQTGDGVLELIEIQLEGKKRMGIEDFLRGYKLAGN
- a CDS encoding DUF4412 domain-containing protein, with translation MKVSIKTILFSLVLFFSAQLAEAQFINKIKKAASRGAEKAIEKKVEKEANKMVQKQLEKQLEGLFGDDEDSSNPVSIDMSSIMKGLGEEVNTADQYEFFGNVILEMTSTNKKGKEMDPTRMKSFLAKSSDYTGIEIVDPKKPESVMTMIYDIPNQASVLLMDNDGEKNSFAYKLDINEVAAEAMENAADPMEDDELLIEKTGNTKDILGYACEEYHVKSKDGEGKYWVTSEPIGGYTSFWGSNSPFVSGRNQSSYAEYFKDFPQGNFMEMTFTSSDDGSTVEMNVIEINDSEPVTFLVSDYPNVMTQAKQK
- a CDS encoding dihydrofolate reductase, encoding MWISLIAAVAKNGVIGKGNDLVWKIPTDFKRFKAITSGNYILMGRKTFESLGKPLPNRTHLVISRNKNYKVPEGHHLFENVEDAFIYCNKLGIEKLYVIGGGEIYKQTISIADELLITEVDATPVGDTYFPEIDKNTWKIVSKESFPSDEINQHPFSFINYERINP
- a CDS encoding SDR family oxidoreductase, with product MKKPVIWITGASSGIGAATAKKFSKEGYAIVLSSRKEKELEKVKSECQYPEDCAILPLDLAEADSLPSKTEQAIQFFGHIDVMFHNGGISQRSLAMETEIEVDRKIMEVNYFGTIILTKALLSHFKERKSGHFAVTSSLVGIIGSPYRSSYAASKHALHGYFDSVRAEHFADNVAVTMICPGFIKTNVSVNAVTGDGKPLNQMDDAQANGMSAEKCAEKIFKGIKGRKEEIYIGGKEVMAIYLKRFVPGIFSKILQKAKVR
- a CDS encoding competence/damage-inducible protein A — encoded protein: MSPVKAEIIAIGDELLYGQIIDTNSHWISQELDLRGVRVVRRTTVGDNREDILKAFAEAEKRADLVLITGGLGPTQDDLTKPLMAEFFDCPIVENPEAVAAVTEFFKKRGREITPLNILQGHLPACCIYVPNVVGTAPGMWFEEKNTYWMSMPGVPHEMKKLMNDFVLPKLPEIFSLPVIVHQVIKTVGIGESWLADLIRDWENALPDHIRLAYLPSLGHVKLRLTGFGSDTEKLNQEIQDQINLVLPQIDQYVYGYNEETLETAIGKLLKKSNKTLALAESCTGGYISHLVTSVPGSSSYFQGAVVPYHNQFKQEVIEVKKETLEKHGAVSEETVIEMSQGVKKLFQSDFGLASSGIAGPDGGTETKPVGTIWIACAGDGFVETKKLQLTQDRMLNIQLTAVAVLNLFRICFSKN
- a CDS encoding dihydrolipoamide acetyltransferase family protein: MASVEMLMPKMGESIIEGTILGWLKKEGETIEQDESVLEVATDKVDTEVPATHPGVLKKILAKEGDVVAVGAPIAIIETENEVETPNSPVASESKEEKEELIAAAPANTDTLISTEKSFSNESVEDDRFYSPLVQSIAKEENISKSELSKIPGTGKDGRVTKQDMLAYLDKRTGSTQKEESPIPSISEPKAQVSISASDEIIEMDRMRKMIAQRMVDSKKTSAHVTSFVEADMTNIVLWREKNKQAYREKFGESITYTPFFIEAIAKAIRDFPMINISIDGDKIIKKKDINIGMAVALPSGNLIVPVIRKADQLNLVGISKQVNDLANRARNNKLNADDLSGGTYTVSNVGSFGNVMGTPIIMQPQVAIMAVGAIVKKPAVVETPTGDVIAVRHKMFLSHSYDHRVVDGSLGGMFVKRVADYLEEFDLKTSL